Proteins from one Streptosporangium becharense genomic window:
- the ileS gene encoding isoleucine--tRNA ligase, producing MSAYFRSLPAQVDLPALEHEMLGRWRDGKIFERSVEQNSGGPNWVFYEGPPTANGMPGVHHVEARVFKDVFPRYKSMQGYNVPRKAGWDCHGLPVEVAVEKELGLSGKKDIEEYGVAEFNARCRESVLRHVDAFEEMTERMGYWIDLSQAYRTMDPAYVESVWWSLKVIFDKDLLFRDFRITPYCPRCGTGLSDHELGQPGGYETVSSPSVYVRMPAVSGPLAELGASLLIWTTTPWTLVSNTAVAVHPDVTYVAARPAGSEEVLVVAAPLLTAALGEDAEVLASFPGAELEHTAYRRPFDLVDIPGAHYVVLGDYVTTEDGTGLVHQAPAFGADDMTTCKRYGLPVVNPIGPDGRFLDSVPQVGGKFFKDADEGLTADLAERGLLYRGNHFEHSYPHCWRCHTALLYYALPAWYIRTTAIKDELLAENEKTDWYPETIKWGRFGEWLRNNVDWSLSRSRYWGTPLPLWVCTADESHVTCVGSLEELSRLSGRDVSGLDPHRPYVDDVTLPCPACGAEARRVPDVIDAWYDSGSMPFAQWGAPHRNADMLDAAYPAQFICEATDQTRGWFYSLMAVGTLVFGRSSYENVLCLGLILAEDGRKMSKHLGNVLQPIPLMDQHGADALRWFMACSGSPWAARRVGHGALEEIVRKVLLTYWNTASFFTLYANAESWDPSRLAEAPAPAARPLIDRWALAELHRTVSEVTASMDVFDTARVGRRLTEFLDDLSNWYVRRSRRRFWAGDTAAFATLYECLETVTRLMAPVVPFTTDHVWDVLRQADAPGSVHLASWPRADAELLDPALTEQMALVRRLVELGRSARAASGVKTRQPLGRALVGAPGWAGLSAELRELIADELNVKNLEDLSGIGADLVAYTVKPNFRALGKRFGSQTKLVAAAVTAADPAALAGALRSGSPVTVDAGELGTVELGADDVIVTEQPRSGWAVESGAGETIALDLTITDELRRAGLIRDVVRLLQDTRKSTGLAISDRIDVWWSTGDPELAEALRTQGGAVADEVLAVSFTEGSADGLPVHHDGDLGLTFQLRRVTA from the coding sequence ATGTCCGCCTATTTCCGTTCTCTTCCCGCGCAGGTTGACCTGCCCGCACTCGAGCACGAGATGCTCGGCCGGTGGCGGGACGGCAAGATCTTCGAACGCTCGGTGGAGCAGAACTCCGGCGGCCCCAACTGGGTCTTCTACGAAGGACCGCCCACCGCCAACGGCATGCCCGGCGTGCACCACGTCGAGGCCCGCGTCTTCAAGGACGTCTTCCCCCGCTACAAGTCGATGCAGGGCTACAACGTGCCCCGCAAGGCCGGCTGGGACTGCCACGGGCTGCCCGTCGAGGTCGCCGTGGAGAAGGAACTCGGCCTGTCCGGCAAGAAGGACATCGAGGAGTACGGCGTCGCCGAGTTCAACGCCCGGTGCCGCGAGTCGGTGCTGCGGCACGTCGACGCCTTCGAAGAGATGACCGAGCGCATGGGGTACTGGATCGACCTGTCCCAGGCGTACCGGACGATGGACCCGGCGTACGTGGAGTCCGTCTGGTGGTCCCTCAAGGTGATCTTCGACAAGGACCTCCTCTTCCGCGACTTCCGGATCACCCCGTACTGCCCCCGCTGCGGCACCGGCCTGTCCGACCACGAGCTGGGCCAGCCGGGCGGCTACGAGACGGTCTCCAGCCCGTCGGTCTACGTCCGCATGCCCGCCGTCTCCGGCCCGCTCGCCGAGCTCGGCGCGTCGCTGCTGATCTGGACGACCACCCCCTGGACCCTCGTGTCCAACACCGCCGTCGCGGTGCACCCCGACGTGACCTACGTCGCGGCGCGACCGGCCGGCTCCGAGGAGGTGCTGGTGGTCGCCGCGCCGCTGCTGACCGCCGCACTGGGCGAGGACGCCGAGGTGCTGGCCTCCTTCCCCGGCGCCGAACTGGAGCACACCGCCTACCGGCGCCCGTTCGACCTGGTCGACATCCCCGGCGCCCACTACGTGGTGCTCGGCGACTACGTCACCACCGAGGACGGCACCGGCCTGGTCCACCAGGCGCCCGCCTTCGGCGCCGACGACATGACCACCTGCAAGCGGTACGGCCTGCCCGTGGTCAACCCGATCGGTCCCGACGGCCGCTTCCTGGACAGCGTGCCGCAGGTCGGCGGGAAGTTCTTCAAGGACGCCGACGAGGGCCTGACGGCCGACCTGGCCGAGCGCGGCCTGCTGTACCGGGGCAACCACTTCGAGCACAGCTACCCGCACTGCTGGCGCTGCCACACCGCGCTGCTGTACTACGCCCTGCCCGCGTGGTACATCCGCACCACCGCGATCAAGGACGAACTGCTCGCCGAGAACGAGAAGACCGACTGGTACCCCGAGACGATCAAGTGGGGCCGTTTCGGCGAGTGGCTGCGCAACAACGTCGACTGGTCGCTGTCACGCTCCCGGTACTGGGGTACCCCACTGCCGCTGTGGGTCTGCACCGCCGACGAGTCGCACGTGACCTGCGTCGGCTCGCTGGAGGAGCTGAGCCGCCTGTCCGGCCGCGACGTCTCCGGCCTCGACCCGCACCGTCCCTACGTCGACGACGTCACGCTGCCCTGCCCCGCCTGCGGCGCCGAGGCGCGCCGGGTGCCGGACGTGATCGACGCCTGGTACGACTCCGGCTCGATGCCGTTCGCCCAGTGGGGGGCGCCGCACCGCAACGCCGACATGCTCGACGCGGCGTACCCGGCGCAGTTCATCTGCGAGGCCACCGACCAGACCCGCGGCTGGTTCTACTCGCTGATGGCGGTCGGCACGCTGGTGTTCGGCAGGTCGTCGTACGAGAACGTGCTGTGCCTGGGCCTGATCCTGGCCGAGGACGGACGCAAGATGAGCAAGCACCTGGGCAACGTGCTCCAGCCGATCCCGTTGATGGACCAGCACGGCGCCGACGCGCTGCGCTGGTTCATGGCCTGCTCCGGCTCCCCGTGGGCGGCCCGCCGGGTCGGCCACGGCGCCCTGGAGGAGATCGTCCGCAAGGTCCTGCTCACCTACTGGAACACCGCGTCGTTCTTCACCCTGTACGCCAACGCCGAGTCCTGGGACCCGTCCCGGCTCGCCGAGGCCCCCGCTCCCGCGGCGCGCCCGCTGATCGACCGCTGGGCCCTGGCCGAGCTGCACCGTACGGTCAGCGAGGTCACCGCGTCGATGGACGTCTTCGACACCGCCCGGGTCGGGCGGCGGCTGACCGAGTTCCTCGACGACCTGTCCAACTGGTACGTCCGGCGCTCGCGCCGGCGTTTCTGGGCCGGTGACACCGCGGCGTTCGCCACGCTGTACGAGTGCCTGGAGACCGTCACCCGGCTGATGGCACCCGTGGTGCCGTTCACCACCGACCACGTCTGGGACGTCCTCCGTCAGGCCGACGCCCCGGGGTCGGTGCACCTGGCCTCCTGGCCCCGGGCGGACGCCGAACTGCTGGATCCCGCGCTGACGGAGCAGATGGCGCTGGTGCGCCGCCTGGTGGAGCTGGGCCGCTCGGCCCGCGCGGCGAGCGGGGTGAAGACCCGTCAGCCGCTCGGCCGGGCCCTGGTCGGCGCCCCCGGCTGGGCCGGCCTCTCGGCGGAGCTGCGCGAGCTGATCGCCGACGAGCTCAACGTCAAGAACCTGGAGGACCTCTCCGGGATCGGGGCCGACCTGGTGGCGTACACGGTCAAGCCCAACTTCCGGGCGCTGGGCAAGCGGTTCGGCTCGCAGACCAAGCTGGTCGCCGCGGCCGTCACCGCCGCCGACCCCGCGGCACTGGCCGGAGCGCTCCGCTCGGGTTCGCCGGTCACGGTGGACGCGGGCGAGCTGGGCACGGTCGAGCTGGGTGCCGACGACGTGATCGTCACCGAGCAGCCGAGGTCGGGCTGGGCGGTGGAGTCCGGGGCCGGCGAGACCATCGCCCTGGACCTGACCATCACCGACGAGCTGCGCCGCGCCGGCCTGATCCGTGACGTCGTCCGCCTGCTCCAGGACACCCGCAAGTCGACCGGCCTGGCCATCAGCGACCGGATCGACGTCTGGTGGTCCACCGGCGACCCCGAGCTGGCCGAGGCTCTGCGCACCCAGGGCGGCGCCGTGGCCGACGAGGTGCTCGCCGTCTCCTTCACCGAGGGCTCGGCCGACGGCCTGCCCGTCCACCACGACGGCGACCTGGGCCTGACCTTCCAGCTCCGGCGCGTCACGGCCTGA
- the ftsZ gene encoding cell division protein FtsZ has product MAAPQNYLAVIKVVGIGGGGVNAVNRMIEEGLKGVEFIAINTDAQALLMSDADVKLDVGRELTRGLGAGANPDVGRKAAEDHREEIEEVLKGADMVFVTAGEGGGTGTGGAPVVANIARSLGALTIGVVTRPFSFEGRRRAMQADAGIETLREEVDTLIVIPNDRLLSISDRQVSVLDAFKAADQVLLSGVQGITDLITTPGLINLDFADVKSVMSGAGSALMGIGHARGDDRSVAAAEMAVSSPLLEASIDGAHGVLLSIAGGSDLGLFEINEAAQLVSNAAAPDANIIFGTVIDDALGDEVRVTVIAAGFDEPAPQPKPLPQQANRAQSARPAASPPAAPAVRAVAPTVKAEPRPEPRAEHAPPLVRPVSTPAPPVEPPAQQIHPVQPVPAISPAPPAAPAVEQAEPQRAEEPSAPPVSIPRPAPEPAQPTPISARVPDPARRRPVIFEEQEEELDVPDFLK; this is encoded by the coding sequence GTGGCAGCACCGCAGAACTACCTCGCGGTCATCAAGGTTGTAGGAATCGGCGGAGGCGGAGTCAACGCCGTCAACCGGATGATCGAGGAGGGACTCAAGGGCGTCGAGTTCATCGCCATCAATACCGACGCCCAGGCGCTGCTGATGAGTGACGCCGACGTCAAGCTCGACGTGGGGCGTGAACTCACCCGCGGCCTCGGCGCCGGGGCCAACCCCGACGTCGGGCGAAAGGCCGCCGAGGACCACCGTGAGGAGATCGAAGAGGTCCTCAAGGGTGCCGACATGGTGTTCGTCACCGCCGGTGAGGGCGGCGGCACGGGCACCGGGGGTGCGCCGGTGGTCGCCAACATCGCGCGGTCACTGGGCGCGCTGACCATAGGTGTGGTGACCCGCCCCTTCAGCTTCGAGGGCCGGCGGCGGGCGATGCAGGCCGACGCGGGCATCGAGACCCTCCGCGAGGAGGTCGACACCCTCATCGTCATCCCGAACGACCGGCTGCTGTCGATCTCCGACCGGCAGGTGAGCGTGCTGGACGCCTTCAAGGCGGCCGACCAGGTGCTGCTCTCCGGTGTCCAGGGCATCACCGACCTGATCACCACGCCCGGTCTGATCAACCTCGACTTCGCCGACGTGAAGTCCGTCATGTCCGGTGCCGGTTCGGCGCTCATGGGCATCGGCCACGCCCGCGGCGACGACCGGTCGGTCGCGGCGGCCGAGATGGCCGTCTCCAGCCCGCTGCTGGAGGCCAGCATCGACGGCGCCCACGGCGTGCTGCTGTCCATCGCGGGCGGCTCCGACCTCGGCCTGTTCGAGATCAACGAGGCGGCCCAGCTCGTCTCCAACGCCGCCGCGCCGGACGCCAACATCATCTTCGGTACGGTCATCGACGACGCCCTGGGCGACGAGGTGCGCGTCACCGTGATCGCCGCGGGCTTCGACGAGCCCGCCCCGCAGCCCAAGCCGCTGCCGCAGCAGGCGAACCGTGCCCAGTCCGCGCGTCCGGCGGCCTCGCCGCCGGCGGCGCCTGCGGTCCGCGCGGTGGCGCCCACGGTGAAGGCCGAGCCCCGCCCGGAACCGCGGGCCGAGCACGCGCCGCCGCTGGTGCGGCCCGTCTCCACCCCGGCGCCGCCGGTGGAGCCCCCGGCCCAGCAGATCCACCCGGTTCAGCCCGTCCCGGCGATCTCGCCCGCCCCGCCGGCGGCGCCTGCGGTGGAACAGGCCGAGCCGCAGCGCGCGGAGGAGCCGTCCGCCCCGCCGGTGTCGATCCCGCGTCCGGCTCCCGAGCCCGCGCAGCCGACCCCGATCTCGGCCCGGGTCCCCGACCCGGCCCGGCGTCGTCCGGTGATCTTCGAGGAGCAGGAAGAGGAGCTCGACGTCCCCGACTTCCTGAAGTGA
- a CDS encoding YggS family pyridoxal phosphate-dependent enzyme: MTETTRRDEIAAGLARVEAEIAEACRAAGRDRKELTLIAVTKTYPASDVRLLAGLGVTDVGENRDQEASAKARECADLNLSWHFVGQLQTNKARSVVRYADVVHSVDRPRLAEALGREAAGAGRRVTCLVQIALDDDPDRGGVRPAGAAALAEAIAGTEGLVLGGVMAVAPLGADPGRAFAKLREIAQEVREAHPGADVISAGMSGDMSQAIANGATHLRVGTALLGRRKPFVR; this comes from the coding sequence GTGACGGAGACAACACGACGTGACGAGATCGCGGCCGGGCTGGCGCGCGTCGAGGCGGAGATCGCCGAGGCGTGCCGGGCCGCCGGCCGTGACCGCAAGGAGCTGACGCTCATCGCGGTGACCAAGACCTACCCGGCCTCGGACGTACGGCTGCTGGCCGGGCTCGGGGTGACCGACGTGGGGGAGAACCGCGACCAGGAGGCTTCGGCCAAGGCCCGCGAGTGCGCGGACCTGAACCTCTCCTGGCACTTCGTCGGCCAGTTGCAGACCAACAAGGCCCGTTCGGTGGTCCGCTACGCCGACGTCGTCCACTCGGTCGACCGCCCGCGTCTGGCCGAGGCGCTCGGCCGCGAGGCGGCCGGCGCCGGCCGGCGTGTCACCTGCCTGGTGCAGATCGCCCTCGACGACGACCCGGACCGGGGCGGCGTACGGCCCGCCGGGGCCGCCGCGCTGGCCGAGGCGATAGCCGGTACCGAGGGGCTCGTGCTGGGCGGGGTGATGGCGGTCGCGCCGCTCGGCGCGGATCCCGGGCGGGCCTTCGCCAAACTGAGGGAGATCGCCCAGGAGGTGCGAGAGGCCCATCCGGGGGCGGACGTCATCTCCGCGGGCATGAGCGGCGACATGTCCCAGGCCATTGCCAACGGGGCGACACACCTGCGTGTCGGTACGGCGTTGCTCGGTCGCAGGAAGCCCTTCGTCAGGTAA
- a CDS encoding DivIVA domain-containing protein, giving the protein MPLTPADVRNKQFSTTRLRPGYDEEEVDAFLDEVESELDRLIQENEELRAKLAECMRGKVPGGMGMAMAPAPVAEPKPEMMMPPQPEPMRAPEPVQHQQPVPVGMGMPPAEDNMDTAARVLALAQQTADQAIADARREADETVTRARREADDILGKARRQAEQIIGDARARAETLERDAQERHRQAMGTLVQTRDELERKVEELRSFEREYRSRLKLYLENQLAELNVAAEGSGGFPIVSGPPAMSHAVTPGQPTLQSAPNPFGGAEPSQHSGAFQGVDGPHNDRR; this is encoded by the coding sequence ATGCCGCTGACGCCCGCAGATGTGCGGAACAAGCAATTCAGTACGACCCGGCTCAGGCCGGGCTATGACGAGGAAGAGGTAGACGCCTTCCTCGATGAGGTCGAGTCCGAGTTGGACCGTCTCATCCAGGAGAACGAGGAGCTCCGCGCCAAGCTCGCGGAGTGCATGCGGGGCAAGGTCCCCGGCGGGATGGGCATGGCCATGGCTCCGGCCCCGGTCGCCGAGCCCAAGCCGGAGATGATGATGCCGCCCCAGCCGGAGCCGATGCGGGCTCCCGAGCCGGTCCAGCACCAGCAGCCCGTTCCCGTCGGCATGGGCATGCCCCCGGCCGAGGACAACATGGACACCGCGGCCCGAGTGCTCGCCCTCGCGCAGCAGACCGCCGATCAGGCGATCGCCGACGCCCGCCGGGAGGCGGACGAGACGGTGACCCGGGCCCGCCGCGAGGCCGACGACATCCTGGGCAAGGCCCGCCGCCAGGCCGAGCAGATCATCGGCGACGCCCGCGCCCGCGCCGAGACCCTGGAGCGCGACGCGCAGGAGCGGCACCGCCAGGCCATGGGCACCCTGGTGCAGACCCGTGACGAGCTTGAGCGCAAGGTCGAGGAACTGCGCAGCTTCGAGCGTGAGTATCGCAGCCGCCTGAAGCTGTACCTGGAGAACCAGCTCGCGGAACTGAACGTCGCGGCCGAGGGCAGCGGCGGGTTCCCGATCGTGAGCGGTCCTCCGGCGATGTCGCACGCCGTGACCCCCGGCCAGCCCACCCTGCAGAGTGCGCCGAACCCGTTCGGCGGTGCCGAGCCGTCGCAGCACTCGGGCGCCTTCCAGGGCGTTGACGGTCCGCACAACGACCGCCGCTAA
- a CDS encoding cell division protein FtsQ/DivIB, which produces MNGVWRSAFLVLLTVGVVGTAAWLVFFSSVLGVREIQVAGNAGLPAERIRQAAGVARGTPLATVDVAEIEKRVGGIPQVESVEVGRNWPGTLRVEVVEREPVAVVPVSGRSALMDRHGVVIEARDVAPPTLPVLRVDRPGPSDPATRAGLTVIGALPDDLARRVAEVLAPSAETVSLRLKDGRAVVWGGGDRPADKAQILVTLLKRPADTYDVSSPDVVTVK; this is translated from the coding sequence GTGAACGGGGTGTGGCGCTCTGCCTTCCTGGTCCTGCTCACCGTCGGGGTGGTGGGAACCGCGGCGTGGCTGGTGTTCTTCTCCTCGGTCCTGGGAGTGCGGGAGATCCAGGTGGCGGGCAACGCGGGTCTGCCCGCCGAACGGATCCGGCAGGCGGCGGGGGTGGCCAGGGGCACGCCCCTGGCGACGGTGGACGTGGCCGAGATCGAGAAGCGGGTCGGCGGGATCCCCCAGGTCGAGTCGGTGGAGGTCGGCCGCAACTGGCCGGGCACCCTGCGGGTGGAGGTCGTCGAGCGGGAGCCGGTGGCGGTGGTTCCGGTGTCGGGCAGGTCGGCGCTGATGGACCGGCACGGGGTCGTCATAGAGGCCAGGGACGTCGCGCCGCCGACGTTGCCGGTGCTCCGTGTCGACCGGCCGGGACCGTCGGACCCGGCGACCCGGGCGGGGCTCACCGTCATCGGCGCGTTGCCGGACGATCTGGCCCGCCGGGTCGCGGAGGTTCTCGCGCCTTCCGCCGAAACGGTGTCGCTGCGGCTCAAGGACGGCCGCGCGGTGGTGTGGGGCGGCGGCGACCGTCCGGCGGACAAGGCCCAGATCCTCGTTACGCTGCTCAAACGGCCTGCGGACACCTACGACGTGAGTTCACCCGACGTCGTGACGGTGAAATGA
- a CDS encoding YggT family protein: MGIVSGILVFVLSIYLVLLIGRMILETVQAFARQWHPTGVVLVLAEAVYTVTDPPLKFLRRFIPPLRLGTVAFDLSFTVLFIVVLVLIQLVSALR; the protein is encoded by the coding sequence GTGGGGATCGTTAGCGGGATCTTGGTCTTCGTCCTGTCCATCTACCTCGTCCTGCTGATCGGAAGAATGATCTTGGAGACGGTGCAGGCGTTCGCCCGCCAGTGGCACCCCACGGGTGTCGTCCTGGTACTGGCGGAAGCCGTATACACGGTGACCGACCCACCTCTCAAGTTCCTCCGCCGTTTCATTCCGCCACTCCGGTTGGGTACGGTGGCCTTTGACCTAAGCTTCACAGTGCTGTTCATTGTGGTCTTGGTCTTGATCCAGCTCGTGTCCGCGCTTCGTTGA
- the murC gene encoding UDP-N-acetylmuramate--L-alanine ligase, with the protein MSLVKLVDPVAAGDLGRVHFIGIGGAGMSGIARILLKRGVPVSGSDSRGSDLVNELRELGGRIHVGHAASHIKGVDTVVVSTAIRDSNPELGEALRQGVRVIPRAAALASVMAGRTGVAVAGTHGKTTTTSMLTVALQKCGADPSYCVGGQLVTTGLGADEGTGEVFVAEADESDGSFLMLAPDIAVVTNVEPDHLDNYGDPRAVYDSFGRFVERIAATLIVCADDPGSAALAPVARARGLKVITYGETEDADLRVGEIRPDGLGVTFEVRGHGQVRLAVPGRHNALNAAAAIAVAGELGVSFAEIRDGLAAFTGAKRRFEAKGEAGGVAVFDSYAHHPTELAADLRAARDVVASFSGSGRVIAVFQPHLYSRTRFFADDFGTALGLADEAIVLDVYGAREDPEPGVSGALVAGKVPLPAERVAYAPQRESVPALVAGRARPGDIVLTMGAGDVTELGPRIVAELAAR; encoded by the coding sequence ATGAGCCTCGTCAAGCTGGTCGACCCGGTCGCGGCCGGTGATCTCGGGCGGGTGCACTTCATCGGGATCGGCGGGGCCGGGATGTCCGGCATCGCGCGCATCCTGCTCAAGCGAGGCGTGCCGGTCTCCGGCAGCGACTCGCGCGGCTCGGACCTGGTGAACGAGCTGCGGGAGCTGGGGGGCCGGATCCACGTCGGCCACGCCGCCTCGCACATCAAGGGCGTCGACACCGTCGTGGTCTCCACCGCGATCCGCGACTCCAACCCCGAGCTGGGTGAGGCGCTCCGCCAGGGGGTGCGGGTCATCCCCCGGGCCGCCGCGCTGGCCTCCGTCATGGCGGGCCGGACCGGCGTCGCCGTGGCCGGCACCCACGGCAAGACGACCACGACGTCCATGCTCACGGTGGCGCTGCAGAAGTGCGGCGCCGACCCCTCCTACTGCGTGGGCGGCCAGCTGGTCACCACGGGCCTGGGGGCGGACGAGGGCACGGGAGAGGTGTTCGTCGCGGAGGCCGACGAGAGCGACGGCTCCTTCCTGATGCTGGCCCCGGACATCGCCGTGGTCACCAACGTCGAGCCCGACCACCTGGACAACTACGGCGACCCGCGTGCGGTCTACGACAGCTTCGGCCGGTTCGTCGAGAGGATCGCCGCGACCCTGATCGTCTGCGCCGACGATCCGGGGTCGGCCGCGCTGGCGCCGGTGGCCCGTGCCCGCGGCCTGAAGGTGATCACGTACGGCGAGACGGAGGACGCGGACCTGCGGGTGGGGGAGATCAGGCCCGACGGGCTGGGCGTCACCTTCGAGGTCCGTGGGCACGGGCAGGTGCGCCTGGCCGTCCCCGGCCGCCACAACGCGCTCAACGCCGCCGCGGCGATCGCCGTGGCGGGGGAGCTGGGGGTGTCCTTCGCCGAGATCCGCGACGGCCTGGCCGCCTTCACCGGCGCCAAGCGCCGCTTCGAGGCCAAGGGCGAGGCGGGCGGGGTGGCGGTCTTCGACAGCTACGCCCACCACCCGACCGAACTGGCGGCGGACCTGCGCGCCGCGCGGGACGTGGTGGCGTCCTTCTCGGGCAGCGGCAGGGTGATCGCGGTCTTCCAGCCGCACCTCTACTCGCGGACCCGGTTCTTCGCCGACGACTTCGGCACCGCCCTCGGGCTGGCCGACGAGGCCATCGTGCTGGACGTCTACGGCGCCCGCGAGGATCCCGAGCCCGGGGTGTCGGGGGCGCTGGTGGCCGGCAAGGTGCCGCTTCCCGCCGAGCGGGTGGCCTACGCCCCGCAGCGCGAGAGCGTGCCCGCCCTGGTCGCGGGCCGGGCCCGGCCGGGTGACATCGTCCTGACCATGGGTGCGGGTGACGTGACCGAGCTGGGGCCCCGGATCGTGGCGGAGCTGGCCGCACGGTGA
- a CDS encoding cell division protein SepF, whose amino-acid sequence MAGAMRKMAVYLGLVEDDRYDRYDGYPDDDYDDFEEARRDVEERPGTVHERDDDTETGVPAQRPATAVLERRTTDLARITTLHPRTYNEARTIGEHFRDGTPVIMNLTEMVDSDAKRLVDFAAGLVFGLHGSIERVTNKVFLLSPANVEVTAEDKARIAERGFFNQS is encoded by the coding sequence ATGGCCGGCGCGATGCGCAAGATGGCGGTCTACCTCGGTCTTGTGGAGGACGACCGCTACGACAGGTACGACGGTTACCCCGACGACGACTACGACGACTTCGAAGAGGCCCGGCGTGACGTCGAGGAGCGGCCTGGCACGGTCCACGAGCGCGACGACGACACCGAGACCGGCGTACCCGCCCAGCGGCCCGCGACGGCGGTCCTGGAGCGCCGCACGACCGATCTGGCCCGCATCACCACGCTCCACCCCCGCACCTACAACGAGGCCCGGACGATCGGCGAGCACTTCCGGGACGGCACCCCGGTCATCATGAATCTGACCGAGATGGTTGACAGTGACGCAAAGCGGCTCGTTGATTTCGCGGCAGGTCTTGTCTTTGGCCTACATGGCAGCATTGAACGTGTTACCAACAAGGTGTTCCTGTTGTCCCCAGCCAATGTCGAGGTGACCGCCGAGGACAAGGCTCGAATCGCCGAACGCGGATTCTTCAACCAGAGCTAG